The sequence gaaagagttatGGTGGTTACCCATGCCCAAAGCAGAAAGCTCAATCTCGTTATGCTGTTGTAAGTACCTCTGTGTCAATGGATGACAACAATTTTTACCCATCAAACACATGCGAAACAAGAAAGTACGTAAACTATATGCatgcatttaaataaaaattaaagagagaaagtaattaatttaagaaatcaTAGCAGAGTATAAtttcacttatatatatatatattatatatagtatatatgaaaaaaaattaataaggtTTCGCTGTATTTTTGGATCCCACAACTTATGTTACGTGGCTTTTTCGGccgttaattttttagaatagcATTTTGGTCTTgcctctttttaattttcatcattttagtCCGTTCTAGCTGGAGTTCACCCATCTTGCAggaaaaatgcatgtgtctctcacgtaatattttaaaattgaggcTTTTGTTTATATTGGCACATTTATGTCAATATATTTGTCCTTTAACATTTTAGGATAGCATTTTAATCTTGGacattgtttttattttcactgtttcaatcatttttttcattagaaTTCACCTTTTTCGCCTGTCAAGTTGAATTCCAACACactaaagaattaaaattacaaaaattaaaaaaatataggaacaaAATGGCTAagttaaaaagttaaaaaaatgaaaatagcaAATAACCCAAgttatgagataaaaaaaaaagcatttaATCCACTTTCACCTAAATAATTCATGAATTTACACTACCTTAATTGAGAAATTGCtttataagagaaaaatttctttcaagtgtattaaataaattatggatGTTGAGATTCAGATATAATGATGTGTACAATTATTTATGCAACTCAACACCTGCAATTTGTTATGATCATGGAAAAGCttattaatcatatatgtCTCTCTTTCCCAAGAAAAGATGACATATTCATGGGCAAAAATGCAAGAaatccccttgtgatattataaatgagcaaattattcccttatggaaaaagaaatagcgatttacctacctatattttttaaatacaacaatttaccctcttatgatttttaaaaataaagcaatttacctacctgtataagaagataaattgcttcattttaaaaaatacaggagggtaaattgatatacattttaaatctcatagaagggtaaattgctattcaccccaTATTTAACTGTCCTGTCGTAATTTTGCATAATGTCTCACCTTATTCAAATTAAGAGtgaattatacaaataacTTCTGacattatgtttaattatataaattaagcaCTCGTATCGTTTCTAGAATTACAAGTACATGTGTATGTTTTTGTCCCTGAAGAagtatttatacaaattacaattacaatccGAAAGACATTATACgtacatgtaatttttcaaaaaatagagtagatttgtataattaaactaatctTAAGGAGTGTTCATCTAATTTACCCCAAAATTAAAGTCCTAGAAATACCAAATCCATGTTGCCCCTCCAGATAAAAGACTACTTCAAAACTTTTGCACTTAATTAGGAAAATGATTAGGAAGAAAACAATGATGATATTTTGACAAGGCCAAGTAGTAGGACATGGACATGCACATGAACATGCAGTAGTAGGACATGGACATGCACATGAAGATGAGAGAAAAAGAGGTTGAACTGAACCTTTGCAAGATTGACATAGAAGAAGAGGGGTTTCTTGGTGTTGGAAACTTGAATTCTGTTCTTCTTCAGATTCtcattgtttgtttgtttcatTGCAGCAGGTGCCATTGTCATTTTTCACTTGAAGAATCAATTCTCTTGCTGCTTCTTATGATCTTGGGTACGTACGTAGGTTTGTTTATAAATTCTCTCCTTGGCTTGAGTTTTGCAACACTActgtatgtgtgtatgtatagaGTGGGAGAAAAAGCAAGCACATCCattatataacaagaaaaataattcaatggAAACCCGACATTTCAGCGTTTTTGACCTCGTAAACATCAATTCAGAGTCAAGCAAAATATGTATAGGTTGTTAAGGTTGAAGGGATGAGAATAAGGGCGTGAAATagtgatatatattttgtatcaCCAATTTGTATATCACGGACATCTAATTATAGTAAACTTCTCCTTGTAGGTACTTATACGGCTCACCAACAGGGAAGTAAGGCCTATAAGCTTACCTCTTATTTTACTGAACTGACAAACTCAACAAACAAGTTGATTCCAGCCAAACACATCATCAGATACTTGGATGGATACGTCATATAGTTTGTCAATATATCTGGACacatcattttaaaatatctccTGGTGGCTCCTAATAGattgattgaaaatgagcTGGGATTTTTAAACCTCTAATTATAGGcaattctcgttttagtcctttatctttgTAGAGGGTCTGAAAAAGgtcctataactttttaatttgctCGATTTCAAGACACATATTGCCAGATGTTATCAAAAGTTGCCAAAAAATATTACCGAAATCTGACGAGGCATTTCAAATTGGGAAAGTGATTTTGTTGGCTAATTCTATATGATGTGGCAATTATCTgacttaataaataaaaaaaatgtgatgtAGCATTATGATATGGATTTTTTAGgaagaaattgcaaaaataagttttaatttaaaaaatagtatttatgttatatatatacacaattatgtatatacatatatatatatatacagatatTACCTAAAAGCGGCGACGGCCAACCTCCATCTTAGAGGCGGCGGAGACTATCGTCGGGCAATGCCGTCACCCCCGAGCTAGGTGTCCTATCTCCCAAAATAATGGGTGTCGTCGTCGCCCACCACCCTAAATCTAGACAATCACGAGAAAAAAAGAGGTGCCACCGTCGCCCAACCTTAGAGAAGACGCGTCGCCCCTTTCTTCTTCGATCATCGTCCAAAGGTTGGCGGCAATGATCGCCACCAACGTTGAAGTGGCGGTTGGCCATCATCAccaaagtatatatatatatatatatatatatatatatatattgtgatatatattataattatatataatgtatatataaatgtatgcatatattatttatatatacacatacaaaaatgagaagagggatgtattattttatattttcttaaatattaaaagtaaaattgttttttttttaaatcttaaataatagaaaaaaaattattcaaatacatataatgataaatattatttgtagtaaataataaagtaaaaataatttaattctaaaaaagtaaaaataatataaagtattaaaattttattttaaatacaaataataataattttagtaaataacataatttaatgCCATGCGGTCATTAATGCCACatcacaatttatattttaaaattaaaaaggtcACATAATTGCCATGTCATGCATAACTAATCAATAAAATCACTTTGTCCAAATTAAAAGGCCACGTCAGATATATGTGACATTTCCAGCAATATTGGACAAATTCTAGCAAATGGTGTcctgaaatgagcaaattaaaatgttataggatatttttcaaatcctagaaagataaaggattaaattagaaattggCTATagttagaggactaaaaatacctTTAATCCACacgaatatatatactttatcattttttataccattattcttgctttattaaggttcttcattcttttttagtaaaatcatTACGGATTTAAGTATTGGAGtgttaacttttattttgcaggGTTAGTCCCCGTTGATCCTAAAATTTTCCTTGAAGAGTGTGGCCAAAAATCTGGTATGCAATGTACCTCCCtataattgctttattttaaaaatcatagagaagtaaattgcaatttttttcatatagaggtaatttactcatttgcaatatcacaaggatGCAAATTGCGTTAGACCAAAGTGAAATTGTGACCAACAACATTGATgcgtaataaaattttaagggataattacactgtccTCCTCTGatatttagtgtaattatacatgaatCCCATGTGGTTGGAAAAATTTCATCTAGCACCCTTGTGATTTGcttttatataacaaataagtccctccgtTAGTCataattcaccaaatttgctgatattaataaaaaattgaatgaatatTGATACTTACCTTCGATTGACTAATTATTGAGTTAAACATCGGAGTGCtaacttttgttttgtaaaGCTAATCCTCCGATAATCTAAGAattttccttgaaaattctccGATATTGTGGTGTGGCAAAAAATCTGATACGCGTTGCATGGGTTGAATTTACctaaagattaattaattggattagttgattttttgatttagaacttttaaatcaattgaattaattcaaattaagcttgatttaatttataaattgaatttaaaaattaaataagagaGTGGCGCTAGGtcttttaaatgaattaaaagacTTAAACTGATGGACttaagattaaattaaatttaatataggTTCATTAGACATGGTCTTGATCTATTAGAGCCCAGTCACTTTAGACCAAGCCTATAACCCAATTTGACCTTGTTTTGGCCAAACGAGAAGATGAGATCATGATTACCCTAATTCACGTCTCTATTTCATACTAGCAATTAGATTACTTTTAAGATTAAAGGCATTTTCGTCTTCTAACTTTAGCCATTttccattttagtcctttaacttaCTAAGATTTCTAAAATggtcctttatttttttaaatttgctcGATTTCAAGACACTTGTTGCCGGATTTTATCAAAAGTTGCCAAAAAATATCTCCAAAATCTAACGTGGCATTTCAAATTAGGAAAAATGATTTCATTGgctaattttatatgatgtGGCAATTACAtgacttaataaaaaaaataaaatgtgacaTTGCATTATGACATAAATATTTGGAGAAATGATATtgcataaatatattctataatttagaaaaatagtatttatgttatatatataaacaattatgtatctatatatataaaacatggCGGCGACATCGACTGAGGCAGCAGTGATTTGCCCCGCCCAACCTTCAGGAGACGGCGTTACCGTCACACAGCACGAAGGGAGCTATGGCGCCCAATCTGTGTGACCCTGGCGAAAGCTTTGGCGACGACGATGCCTCTTTCTTCTTTGGGTGACGGTTGCCGTCGCGGTCGCCGCCACCATTGAGGTGGAAGTTGGTCATCGCcgtcacaatatatatattttagaaaatctgaaatattagaaaatttattttctattcaaatacataattttagttatggAACCTTGTTGTGCATGTGGATTGATGGGGCACTTGAATCCTGACTGTAAGGTAGAAAACCTATTTATCACTCATAAAAATgctaaactttatttttaatgacaaATCTAACTGCAATTCATGCAATTCAGTCAGAATTTCCTCTATTTGTCAATTTCGTTTTAATCATATGACCAAATTGCTAAAACTAATTTCAACAAGACCAAAACATCACCCTCCATaattacaggaccaaaattccAATTTGCCCTACATATTTAGTATATGATAAAATACTAGcaactataaatattaatagtcAACTCATAATTTATGCTTTATGCGAAAATTATAATCAAGGAAAAAATCCAAGTAACTCCATCGTAATATCGCAaaaaagcaaattacctccttataaaaaaataaatactgatttacttccctatattttttaaaatacaataattttacttcattttaaaaagtataggggggtaaattactataatttttcatagaaagataatgtgctcattttcaatatcatagggataaattactattcaccctTATAATAAGTATCAAAAAACTCAAAGATCCAAACCACTCACACTtttatagatagatagattgTTTGATAGATGAACTCCAAGGATGGAACCATATACATACTATCTAAATACATAAACACAACTTTGCCTCAAACCCTCTGTTTTGGAGATATTGTAACACACTGTCTGCCCCAACCTTACCAATCTTTGTACTTGCATGTGATTCTTCATTTTACCTCAGCTCCAAATTTAACAACCGCTGGACGAACACAACTCTACATTCAGCTTATGATTGGTTCCGGTACTTCAAATTTTGGCGGGAACACCAACTTCTCTGGTGCCGACAGCCGGTCCACGTAGTGAAGAGCATATATAACTTAAAAGTCTCTATAAATCAGAACGGACGAAATCTCGTATCACACTTCTCTGGTGCCGACAGCCGGTCCACGTAGTGAAGAGCATATATAACTTAAAAGTCTCTAAAAATCAGAACGGACGATATCTCGTATCACACTTCTCTAGTGCCGACAACCGGTCCATGTAGTGAAGAGCATATATAACTTAAAAGTCTCTAAAAATCAAAACGGACAATATCTCGTATCACAAGCACCAGTTCACATCGCGCATTGCATACCTCCCATTTCCATCCTTCCCTTGGATTTTTAAGACTACAGAAACTATGAAAAGAGAGCTCAAAAGGAGCAAAAACcctttgtaaaaattatgcgttttaattattttttcattttatgacATAATTTCCCTAAAGAAGAAGCACACTGGTTGATTACAGCTCGAATTGCAGCATAACCAATCTTCATTAGAGATAGGTAACGTGACGGTCTAGTATGGCATGGACGCCTGAATCCTGTCTCTCCTTTTCCGGAGGAATTTCTGCAGAGATTTCTTCAAAGAGAGGCCTCTGCTGCCGTGGAATTGGAGCTGCTGCCGAGATGGTGATCTATTCCGTTCCAACTCGTTACGTCTCTCGTCCGTCACTCTTTTAGCAAGCCACAGGATAGCTATTGCCTGCACATACATATATGGAAcgatttgcttcttttttcgGGGTTTAGGTgtcaaaaatattcaaatggTTTCGGCTCTGCCGGTCATCACCAGCACAGGCCAAGACATGTTTCAAGCCGGGTGCCCAGATCATAGCGATACTCATAAATCACTCGTCAACGCAACTTTTGtatccataaaaataaataaataaaacccgcaactatttaattgaaaatgacGTGGCTAAGAGTTGGCATTGTCACATCAACATACAACTAGCACTGCAAGAGACATAATAtgtctaattaattatcatggttaataataattaatcataacaaGTAGTTATTGACTATCGCTATGCAACGGTTTGTTGGCCATAGTTTTTGCCAGggtagttaaaatatttgttatggctATAAGTCATGACAAATGTATTTACCATGACTCTTAGCTGCagaaaataatgtttttacatcgattttatttaatcataattaataatattatttactataattttttgccataattattaatatcgcACTAagatgtatattttatttttttttttgtgatgggAGTAATTTATTGTGATTGACAAAATGATTGAGACTAGCATGGGCTTCCTACCACCATATTAGATAGGCACTTCCCCGAGacatctatattattataaaaaaaatatatataatatatatatatatatatatatatatcatactaatttttaatacttaaatttattttttattaaaaaaatttagtcaaattaataatttcaatcactatgtttgtttttatttttaaattattttcgagataagtcaaaacatacccaatgtttgccATATGCcttatttaggtatttttaaatgttttagcataaatacacacatatacataaataaatataaaaaggacatgatttgacaataaatagtaatttttttgttttccaaaacacaatattaaacatataatacttattttaaattatctctaaaaataaatccagacatatatactatctctaacacacacttatttatctttgtttttctctcgcTATCTCTACAAAACATtcagaaaacgaatccaaacattatgaatattttttaataatctcacaattatatatatttttttctcttaactaCCAACTACTCcacatttctctctcacattacttctctaaatttattttttttcaaaaatcttttttttttatcacttcaTACAAAAGTTCTTTTTATATGATcgcaaaaattcaaaatgactaaacattatttattaatttttttgttataaaaactaataatatgaaaataattataataaaaaataaaaaaatttaaaagagaaTATTAGAATAAGAGAAGGAGaaaaaactattaattaaaaataaatatacttcaGTATCCATTCAACCAAAAATAGCATGTGTAACAGTGTTCCAATTAACACAAAATCTGGAACGATGTTCGTAATGGTCCGACTGTTctaaaaataaaggataaaatataagataattatgaTCTCAGCAACCTGATTCCATTCCTCAAGAGTTCTAAAAACTGTTCCAATTAGAAACAATTTTTAGAACGACCATTTTATCGCGTCAAATCCcactttttgttttgtaataaaatgGGGGTCCGTACCTAAGATTTTACGCTAGACACTTTGTCCAATCAAACacagaataataaattaaagaactaattatcaataatcattcaattttatatcTGATCAACAGTTCCATCATATTTAATCCCATCGACCTAGGCAAACATGcctttgagaaaaaatatctaCAAAACCTACTTCTATACACCTACATCTCCGCAGGTGTTTTCATCCGATATCAAAGATGAAACTAATTACATCCGAAGAGGGAGCAAAAGAGTTAAATCTCTTCCGACAGGTATGACTCTGAGGATCCAAACCCTTAGACAAGAATTTGTCTGAAAATCCGACTCCCTTACCAATGGACCAAAAACTTATAGATTAGAATCCAATTTATACTCTAATTTCGTGCGCAGTTTTCTTGTATCAACCtctatattacaaataaatgaaaagaaaaaaatggcaAGACAAAGTATATTTACATACCTGAAGTTCAGTCACGTCACTAGAGAAGATGTAATGGATCTGGTTCCGATTTTGGTTCATGCATCtcctacaattaaaaattattattattattattacttacaTCTCataaagtatattaatttatttatttataataatttcatcaataatttacctttaaaataatatctaatatgtttaatttaaaaatattttatatgtttttttttaaataagtttaatcAAACACTTTAGTATGCTCAATCTTTTAGGCCTAAAAGCTAAACCCTTTACCTTGATGCTACGTATAACTAATTTTTGTGGTCTTTATTGATCGGATAGTAAGCATGTGAACCTCAACAACTTCAAAAAAGAAGGAAGGCTAATTGAAACAATTAATactatttcatcaaaatttaattgggAAATAttagatagaaaaaaaatgcaagtaaaccccttgtgatatagcagatgagcaaattacccccttagaaaaaaaataaatagcgatttatttctctgtattttttaaattacaataatttacccccctagatttttaaaatgaagcaatttacctctttatacagagaggtaaattgtttcattttaaaaatataggaaaataaattgctatattttttttataggggaataatgtgcttattttcaatatcacagttggataaattactatccatccatattagatatataacACTACactttgattataaaaaatgatgcatAAAGTGCAACATAtgctagaagaaatataaaagtttggcataattaaatatcatgaTTAAAAGTGAAATCTTGATTATTGCTTTTGCAAGCGAGATCAAAACATTAACAATAGCTAAAgccatgaaaattttgtttcacTGTGATATATTGTACTGGTTTTGGCATAATTCTTTAGCAGTAGTTGTtttcaataattctttatttttgggtcGCGATACCttcctcaaaaaatattaacaaacaG comes from Sesamum indicum cultivar Zhongzhi No. 13 linkage group LG10, S_indicum_v1.0, whole genome shotgun sequence and encodes:
- the LOC105172280 gene encoding protein TIFY 5A-like is translated as MRRSCNLNLHNPPSSSLSFCCKLRRCMNQNRNQIHYIFSSDVTELQAIAILWLAKRVTDERRNELERNRSPSRQQLQFHGSRGLSLKKSLQKFLRKRRDRIQASMPY